From Oryctolagus cuniculus chromosome 17, mOryCun1.1, whole genome shotgun sequence, a single genomic window includes:
- the LOC103346467 gene encoding zinc finger protein 84, which translates to MITFEDLAVYFTWEEWQNMNQAQKILYKDVMLETYSSLFSLGHCMTKPDLILKLEQGAEPWMGEECLHHSLPVATKRDDLIRKNQKSQDKNLNQNVMKNNKTSTPKIIELRKTLRLSSNHIPKLSIKKRIYSGMKPEECNVCHNVYLHCGPVQLQTGEKFDATNVPGNALQICEALNQQHKNQTVQQSFEPIGKGKVFKRKNIFCQSERHFMVESKKSTANIGKTTQIEHDFHKNSNLSMHQQSPRREKVYEYSSSLEPVIDQSPLKINHRPHIGKKPYACKPCGKSFSYKFCRAINYGTHVVENSHVFNEHGEATYQKSHLINHQRIHSGEKPYECNDCGKYFGQKSHLIKHQIINTGNKLYECNNCGKAFGLKSHLINHQRIHMGEKPYECSDCGKAFHYKSILTKHQKIHTGDKPYECNDCGKAFGRKFHFINHQRIHTGEKPYECNDCGKAFGKKSHLINHQRIHTGEKPYECNDCGKAFRCKSVLTNHQRIHTGKKPYECNECGKAFGQKSHLITHQKIHTGVKPYECSDCGKAFRCKSALTKHQRIHTGDKPYECNDCGKAFMWKSCLILHQRIHIGEKPYECNDCGKACSQKSNLITHQKIHTGEKLYECNECGKAFGQKSHLITHQKIHTGVKPYECSDCGKAFMWKSCLILHQRIHTGEKPYECSDCDKAFGQKSHFINHQRIHTGEKPYECNECGKAFGQKSHLLRHQKIHTGEKPYECSDCGKAFGRKSHFINHQRIHTRDKPYECNDCGKSFMWKSHLILHQRIHMGEKPYECNDCGKAFGRKSQLITHQKIHTGEKPYECHECGKAFGKKAYLINHQRIHTGEKPYECNDCGKAFGKKSHLINHQRIHTGEKPYECNDCGKAFRCKSALTKH; encoded by the exons ATGATaacatttgaagacctggctgtgtactttacctgggaggaatggcagaacatgaaccaagctcagaaaatcctgtacaaggatgtgatgctggagacctacagcagcctgttctccttgg GGCACTGCatgaccaaacctgacttgatcttgaagttggagcaaggagcagagccctggatgggGGAAGAATGCTTACATCATAGCCTCCCAG ttgccacgaaaagggatgacctgattaGGAAAAACCAGAAAAGTCAGGACAAAAATCTGAACCAGAATGTTATGAAAAACAATAAGACATCAACTCCCAAGATcattgaattaagaaaaacacttcGTTTAAGTTCAAaccatattccaaaactgagtatcaaaaagagaatCTATTCAGGAATGAAACCTGAAGAATGCAATGTATGTCACAATGTGTATCTGCACTGTGGGCCTGTTCAACTACAAACTGGAGAAAAATTTGAtgctactaatgtgcctgggaatgctcTCCAGATCTGTGAGgctcttaatcaacagcacaaaAATCAGACTGTGCAACAGTCATTTGAACCAATCGGAAAAGGCAAagtcttcaaaaggaaaaatatattttgtcaatCTGAGAGGCATTTTATGGTAGAAAGTAAGAAGTCAACTGCCAAtattggcaagacaactcaaatagaaCATGATTTCCATAAAAATTCTAACCTCAGTATGCATCAACAAAGTCCCAGAAGAGAGAAAGTTTATGAATATAGTAGTTCTTTGGAACCTGTCATTGATCAATCACCtcttaaaataaatcatagaCCACATATAGGGAAGAAACCCTATGCATGTAAGCCTTGTGGAAAATCATTCAGTTATAAATTCTGCCGTGCAATTAATTACGGTACTCACGTAGTGGAAAACTCTCATGTGTTTAATGAACATGGAGAAGCCACTTACCAGAAGTCACatctcataaatcatcagagaattcactcaggtgagaaaccttatgaatgtaatgactgtggaaaatacTTTGGTcagaagtcacacctcataaaGCATCAGATAATTAACACAGGGAATAAACTTTATGAATGTAATaactgtggaaaagcttttggcctaaagtcacacctcataaatcaccagagaattcacatgggagagaaaccttatgaatgcagtgactgtggaaaagcctttcacTATAAATCAATcctcacaaagcatcagaaaattcacacaggggataagccttatgaatgtaatgactgtggaaaagcctttggccggaagttccattttataaatcatcagagaattcacacaggggagaaaccttatgaatgtaatgactgtggaaaagcctttgggaaaaagtcacacctcataaatcaccaaagaattcacacaggagagaaaccttatgaatgcaatgactgtggaaaagcctttcgcTGTAAATCAGTcctcacaaatcatcagagaattcacacagggaagaaaccttatgaatgcaatgagtgtggaaaagcctttggccagaagtcacacctcataacacatcagaaaattcacacaggggtgaaaccttatgaatgcagtgactgtggaaaagcctttcgcTGTAAATCAGccctcacaaagcatcagagaattcacacaggggataagccttatgaatgtaatgactgtggaaaagcctttatgtGGAAGTCTTgtctcatcctacatcagagaattcacataggggaaaaaccttatgaatgcaatgactgtggtaaAGCCTgtagccagaagtcaaacctcataactcatcagaaaattcacacaggagagaaactttatgaatgcaatgagtgtggcaaagcttttggccagaagtcacacctcataactcatcagaaaattcacacaggggtgaaaccttatgaatgcagtgactgtggaaaagcctttatgtGGAAGTCATGTCTCAttctacatcagagaattcacacgggggaaaaaccttatgaatgcagtgactgtgataaagcctttggccagaagtcacatttcataaatcatcagagaattcacacaggggagaaaccttatgaatgcaatgagtgtgggaaagcctttggccagaagtcacacCTCTTAaggcatcagaaaattcacacaggggagaaaccttatgaatgcagtgactgtggaaaagcctttggccggaAGTCCcatttcataaatcatcagagaattcacacacgggataagccttatgaatgtaatgactgtggaaaatcctttatgtggaagtcacatctcatcctacatcagagaattcacatgggggaaaaaccttatgaatgcaatgactgtggtaaAGCCTTTGGCCGGAAGTCACAGCTCAtaactcatcagaaaattcacacaggagagaaaccttatgaatgccatgagtgtgggaaagcctttggcaAGAAGGCatacctcataaatcatcagagaattcacacaggggagaaaccttatgaatgtaatgactgtggaaaagcctttgggaagaagtcacacctcataaatcaccaaagaattcacacaggagagaaaccttatgaatgtaatgactgtggaaaagcctttcgcTGTAAATCAGCCCTCACAAAGCAttag